The stretch of DNA aagagggcccttgTCTCTAAAACTGAAACGCAATTCAAATTCAGATATTTAAGGAATCCAAAATACTTCAGTTGCTATTTAAatttgctttaaacccagtgggtgagctttagcctataggataaacccatgtaaatgggacaaagcccatgtaaatggacttttctaggagccttaaggaatttcttcccagaatcctgttatgacatttgcatacgtatgaggcggtctcctcaatccctttagcttgttcgtgtatccccactcctggctctacctaagctgatcagaaaaccctgcactacactgatgagccccaaaaagggcgaaaccggtctgtagttgggaatctgatcagctattatcctggcttctgctttaaacccagtgggtgagctttagcctataggataaacccatgtaaatgggacaaagcccatgtaaatggacttttctaggagccttaaggaatttcttcccagaatcctgttatgaaaTTTGCCTCAACAAAGGCAATTCCTTCCTGAATTAATAATGCTATTGTACCAATATGCTATTGTACCAAGTAttatacttaaggtccccatacatgggccgattctagctgctgatatcggtcccttatacCGATTTGGCacctaatcgggccgtgtatgggcactaccggtgggcctgtccgaccgatatctggcctgaaatcggccccagggccaaacgatcgaattagcctggattctcccgatatcgcccacccataggtgggggggtattgggagaagatccgcttgcttggcgacatcgccaagcgagcggatctgaaggtgtatggggacctttaggggtgatttatcaacattcaaatgtGAGGGGTTTTGCAAATCTGAGTTTGCAAAAACTTAAATATTCAAGATTTATTAATTGCAATAAAATCAAAAACCTAcgaaaaaaaggcagaaaatgtCCTGTATTTTACCCAATGACCCCAGTAGCTAGTTGACATGTCTCATCTTGGTAAATGGggcagtttttccacagtgtgttttagctggcagagaaatactTGAAGCCACAATTGTAAATAGAATCCTACTGAAACTAATGCAAAGGAATctttggaaaaatttgtcacatgtGGGTAGCACAGTTTTTCTTTGGGCAACAAATCACTCTGTGTACCATCATCCTAAAGTAAATGGGAGGCAGTTTTGGCTGTTTTGCCTATTTTCCCACAGGGCGGTTTCTCCTAAGCAGAGAGGGAAgcgggggtgacatcactccaacttgcagtaaagagtggctgaagtttatcagaacacaatgTTGGGGGTACTTGGAAAAGTTTGCTAACCTTGTTATCCTGCAACAAAATCCTTAATAAGAATCCAGCAACTTTgccaacatttaggggctgatttacttacccacgaacgggtcgaatggagtccgattgcgtttttttcgtaatgatcggtattttgcgattttttcggattcttaatgaatttttcgttaccaatacgatttttgcgtaaaaacgcgagttttcgtatccattacgaaagttgcgtaaaaagttgcgcatttttcgtagcgttaaaacttacgcgaaaaatgcgcaacttttcgcgtaagttttaacgctacgaaaaatgcgcaactttttacgcaactttcgtaatggatacgaaaaactcgcgtttttacgcaaaaatcgtattggtaacgaaaaattcataaagaatccgaaaaaatcgcaaaacatatgaaaaagtcacaaaatgttcgttttcaagtcggaacttttccaattcgggtcggattcgtgggttagtaaatcagccccttagggttccTTGGTTAAGAAACTAAAGAATAGAGGGTTGATAAATAGACTACTCTGTTTTTTCCCCCTTCTGCCTGCTACTGGATGATGCCTCTTGCGCCTTTATGGTATTACTTGTGggggttttttgttgtttttttttttgtttctttggttttctaaatttctgtaatttttaaattaaagttttGTCCACTCCTGCTGAAGACATTTCTGATGTGCCAGTTAAACGACGCAGAGTAACTGCAGAGATGGAAGGAAAGTACATAATAAACATGCCTAAAGGGACTACTGCAAGAACTAAGAAAATCCTGGAAGAGCAGGCAGCAAAAGGTCTGGTTGCATCCTTAACCCATAATTTTCGTATCATAGTAACCTGGCTTTATCTTCTACTGCCAAAATGAAAATAAGTTTATGCATGAGTCAGTCTCCATTGCTCCAGTAATGAGTTCTTTATGATTATCCAATAATAATGCCAAACATTTCAATGGAAATGCTTATGGATAAGTGATAAGTTTATAGCAGCTGGAATTTATGAGTAATCCTAAAAATGTTTCAGCACTCACCTGAATGGCTTTTTCAGTTGGGAATAAGCTGTCTCTTTAAACTCTTAAGGGTTATACCGTAACCAACTTCCACTTGCAGTGGTTCCATAAAACTTCTTCAGGTAGGTGTTAGCCAAAATTCAAAAGTTTATAGTATAGCCCAGTACAGTTACAATGGCTGCCATTAATCTCATTAAGCAACTAGACTtaataaaatctttaaacctATTCACCACTTATTGGAGAAGTTTACTCAGAAGGTACAGGTTGCATTTGGCTTATCACTACCAGGTacaaatgaaaaccttcatagataTGTTCTTGTATTAATTACCTGTGAAGCTAAATTGTCTAAATGAACAGTGATGTGTGATGTAAGGGTAAACATTGATAAACTTTTTCTGTATTTGAGTTTATTTCTGCTTAAGCTGTAATGTAGAAAATGTTATAAAATCTTGTTTATTGTATGACGCCAGAGTATATGTTAAATAGTAATGCTTCTGTTGCTGTTAATCTGTcaaggaaattcattttattatggtcatgcaattgttttttttttttttttggtaaaacatTGCAGGCACGGGCAGAACATCTGTCTTTGACAGGCTGGGAGCGGAAAGCAAAGTTGACACTACAACAGGAAGTAAGGTGAGTGCTAAGAAAAATTAACTTGGAGGCTGTTTTCAATAAACCAGAATTCATCTAGGGAAAAGTTTTGGGTATGCTGCAGATTCATGATCcagtattttatattttccttGTAGCCTACTGGAGTTTTCAGTCGGTTAGGAGATTCATGTGAGGAAGAAAGGGCACCTGAGAGTGATGAGGATGGCTCTGTACTGCAGTATGCAGGCgtcttaaagagaaaaagaattcCTGTGATCAGGGAGAGGCTAGGAGCTGGGGTAACCATTAAAGCCAAAGCTACCAGTTCAGAGCAGAAACCTGCCATCACTACACTCCGAAGACTTGCTAGCAAACCACCAGCTAGTGCACCCCCCAAACTCTCCACCTCCAAGATCAGCATTGCACAGAGGCTGGGTACTATTCAGCAAAGTGGCCCAGTGGAAGTTGTCAAAAGGAAGGTACCTTCAGCAAAGTTAATACAGCGACTGGGAAAGCCACAGGCAGCTCCTCAGGACAGCAAGGTTAGTAGCTCAAAACCACCACCTGGGGCATTCAGAGTGACCATCAAGAGGACTTTGGGGAACACCAAAGTGAGCAGCACAAGTGATAACAGCAGTGCCCAGATGGATAATACAAGGATCGTCAGTGTCTTCAAGAGGCTTGGCAGGAAATCTGTCTAAGTGAAGCTCCATAAAATTGTGCATTTGAATTTTAGCTTCCTTTTCCAaaggagggcaagatggaaattACTAAAGTTAGGATGGACAGTCAACTTCCTCTGAAGCTTTGCCATATCTCGTGTTTGGCTTTGTGTGCCTTGATTCACCTTATCAATGCACAGAGGGACATTTTATGTACTATATAGTGAGACTCAAGTAGCAAAGCCTGCATTGTCAGCCCTCAGCTAAATTATGCAGCAAGTACAATCTGAACTTAATAATTTAAGTGGATGTACGCTGTTGATTATTTATTCCATTGCGGAAATAGAATCTTGACAGGTctgaaatttttttaattaaatattttgctaatgcacagtttgtgtgtgtgtgtttgtagcaATTACAAAATGAGTGCAGTAGGAACTTCCAGTCTGAAGGCGATGTATAGGTGTACGGCTTACAGCAAAAAAGCTGTTTATCTTGCCTATGGTCTCTTGCATTTTGTGCCAGGTACCTTGATAAATAATTAATTGTTTACTAATTTCTTGCTGTGAAACcaatatttaaagtgatactgacacgaaaaaaaaatactttttaaaatatgaatctacataaaaagttgcatgctatttataattttaccataaaagtatttgtcagatgcttttacatttccAATCTTagcccccatgttcctctgtgaggggtctgccatatttgtgcagcagtaggcagttagtgttagaagctataactgactgagaagggacagtcaggttggcaaaacagtcaggttcaggaaatcctagtaacaattacttacaaaagcagccctatcagcaaaaaataatcaacatatacttataagtaactttttatgtagattcatattttaaaaagtatttttttcatgtcagtatcactttaaacaatACTTAATGCACATAGATTGGGCCTCCCAAACTGATATATATTCGGGGTGGAATATCCTCTTTGGCAAGGATTGCATTTCATCATGACAGGTCTGCATTGACCATTAATATGAGTATCCCCAGCAGTcagtctagatttttttttttgtagaaaagatGTGGAGGGTCAAACAGCATCAAACTCATTTTTTTAGTTCTCCAGTCCTAGCGACCCATCTAAACCAAAGTGCTAAGGATCTGCAGTTTCTCCCACTTGCTGATCTGCAGATGCTGCATTCATATGAAATTAATAAGCTGTCACATTTTCGTTATAGAATAGGTTATAGAATGCTGTCCCtgagatgttgtgatggcagattccattAATTCTACTGTCAAACTTATGAATTGTTTGATCCTGTGTatctttcttttgcatttttttacttgTGGTGATTCTTATGGTTCCCACtagcaaggtattttctggtgcATTATCATCTGCAAGGGAGGGAACTTTTTCTGCAGGAGACAAATTTGGCACACTATATGCCATCACCCTTAAGAGGGGTTGGGACATTCTTAGGTAAAAGAGGCTATAATTGTACAatttgtacataaaaaaaaattatatatgtgtgtttacCAGAGAGTAGCAAAGGCAGCAGGTTTTCTTTATCTAACTGCACCACTGACATGTTTGTAGATCAGTGCCTGCTATAACTAAAGTATCCTAATGAAGGGTTTATTGGTCAATCTCACCTGAAGCTAAAGCTTACTAATGGCAATGAGATGTTTGTGGGTCAATCCCTGCAAGGAATTATGTGCACTAATGATAGTggcatgtttatgggtcagttgTTATTAGGACCATTGTGCATTAAAGAGAGAGGCATGCTGAAATGAAACTTGGTGGAAAAAGGCAGCCTGTATCCTACTTGCCTAATGTTAACCCGCATGATCCTTTACATCCCGTTAAACTTATCCAGCAATAATCTGCCATGATCCACCTCTGCCCCTCTGTGCTCTGCATCTTTTAATAGTTAGATATATGGAAATAACCCATTTAGGAAGGTGTTTTCATTACTGACCATCAGCATCTTCTAGCTGAATGAATATTTTGAAAaagtatacagtatttacaaGCATCACATTCTAAAATAATCTAATAGCAAATCCCAGTTGCAGTTTACAGTGactcagtttttcaaaaacaacatGTGTGACATAGCCCTTAGACTGTCCCTTAGGCTAGTGAtttttttaatggcaaattaatgCCAGGAATCtgcaactggggggggggtcttcaactgttgctgtactacaactaccTGCATCCCaggacaggtataggacctgttatccagaatgctcgggaccaagggtactccgaataaggggtctttacataatttggaactccataccttaagtctactaagaaatcaataaaaagttaattaaacccaataggattattttgcatccagtaaggaataattatatcttagttgggatcaaatacaaatcaccgttttatttttacagagaaaaattcatattttgaaaattaatttccttatttgattaaaatggggtctatgggagactttctgtaattctgagctttctggatatcgggtttccggataagggatcccatacctgtacttcatggCTGGAGACAAACACAGGTTGCAGATTAATGTTTTAAACCTTTACTTCCTCAGTAATTTGGGCCTGAAATATACTGCGTTTTCATCACTCACATCTATCTGGCCAGATCCCTTCTGTGCCATTTCTGATGTTGTTGGGACCCTGTTACTCCTgacaactaagctgataaagtgGATTAGTCTCATTTTCCATATATTTTTAACCTTTCACTGGAGCACACAGGCCACATTGGACAGGATGATACTTATATTccaaataattacatatttttttctttgccacAAGTCAAAATAGTTTATGTCTGAGCCAAGTCCCAGGTTGTTGGAACATAGTGGCATATGCCATGTTCTTACCCTGATTTTAGTTTATATTGGTAGTGCATACATGGACTATCTCATATACTGAGCCTAGATTTTGTGTTAAAAGATTAGTACCTACATAGTATTTGCCCAAACATTATTTACTGTAGGAGAGAGGGTACACCAAGCAGTTTCTTTTTCTGTGATGTATTGGGTGCAAGGGCTTTAAgactataaattatatatattgtctGTATTACATTGTTAACTTTAATATCCTAATTGTCAGAAACACTTTACTTAGCCTTCCTCAGGCGGTGCAGGCATGCATTAGAGCAATTGTATCAGGTCAGTGATGGTGGCCAATGCCGTTAAGTATATAGGGAGTCTGCGGTTAGAATAGACTTTAAGTGATATACAGCTTTGCATTTGCTAATAGCCCTATATAAATAGAGatatagatacttatacctatgTTAGTAATAGATAAACTTCTTTACTGATTCACCTGGGCTATATAATTTGTAGTAAAAATGAAGCTATAAAATGGCTTAGTAGTGACATGTGCACAATGAACTTTTTTCCTATATTGAAGGACCTACTTTAACATCTTTAACAGTGCTCTGTATTTTCCTCCAGGAGCAGTCATTTTCATGCGGCACTGCcaggtttaaataaaaaaaaaaaatgctgacttGGCTCTGCTCTATCTTCCATGAAGCTGTAGTCTGAGAGCTAGACCAAGGGCAGGATTCTGCGCAGTTGTGTCTCCAGGAGAAGTGGAACATGTGCAGAACTGATTGCGCAGCAAGGTAGACTTCACAAGTGACCTCCAAAATGACCCTCTGCAGCCAATAGCAACCGTTGTGTCCCATTGCCATAGCAGCGTGCCGATAAAAATGAAAGAATTTCAGCAATCTGCAGGCTGTTAGTGTTCTACAGGGAACATCAGCAGCAACTGTTCTTTCCTTGGTTGCCTCACTAACTGTTCACACTTGGGTCAGTACCACTTCACTACAGCAATATTATTTCTGAAGCAATTATAGTGTGTTTAGGATGACAAGTTTAAGATGTGCATGCACACAAGCAGCATATCTGCTATCTTCATGGTGACGCCAAATAAAATGGAGGCACAGAAAGGACTTGATGAGATGTTCACATTTTGGCTGAATGCAAGTAAAGAAGGCACTTTTCAAGAATATAAAGTTAGCGAGTACATTAAAGGCATGCTTACATGCAAAAACGGTAATAAAGGCCATGTGGTTGAACAGTTATACCTGCACAGTTTCCCATTATTAATAGTGCATAGGTGCATGCAATGTTCCTAGGGAACACTAGAAATAACACCAACCTGGACCTGGTGGTAGTTTCAGATTCCATTAGCATGTTGTGCCACTGCTGACATGTGCCAAGCAAACTGCAATCTAACAAGGACACCATCCTAAATCTGCTAATTCTAGCCATCACTTGCACCCAATGCACAGAAATGCACTTAGGTACTTAGTGTAAGTGTTGGAGCATTGCGTGCATTTGCTCCAGATGCAATTCCATATGAGGCCACATGAATGCTGATATTTGGGGGtggggaaaaagaaaaatgtggtgGTTTGTGTCCCAAAGTACACATTGCACTATGCACTGTGTTTAGAAATGAGCTTCTAGGCACAAGCAACATTAAAGCAAAGTTTTGTCTCTGCTGGGGAAGAGTTTCATGGTCTCTTCCTGAAATAACAGAGTTAATGGCTTGGGGACTTCAGGTGGCATTGAAACATGAGAATGAGAGATTTATGTGAAAGGAGAGAGAGAGTAGTAACTCACAATTACACCAAAAATTAGAACATTGGGCAGCAGCAACCACCTAATTACTGTCACATTATACAACATATGTGAAAGAGTTAAAAGCCTGCATTTAGTAAGCTTTTCTTTCCCAGTCTATACAAATATAGGCCAGTAGGCCAGGCCTTCCCCTTTTATCCATGGGAGGGAGTAAACAGCACTCCAACACATGACCATCACACAGGTACATCCTTTAACAAGATTGAGCAGGTTTCGAATATGCCAGATGTCCCTGTGCAAATGGGATGGTAATCTACCTGCTGGAGCCCTGCCAGTGCTCTGGGAATATGGGGTGATTCTTTTCTGCAATAAAACCACCTATGCTTTAAAAATGGTCAGATTAAACTTccccaaatgtaacacctatccTTGCTTTTTGTAAATGTGGCACGCTGGTGGGCTCATAGGGGCTGCAATATACACTTATTTATTTAGtaagttttttattttcatgcaaaGCTGTATAACTAAGTGCACAGAAGCCCATATCACCCAAATCTCCTACACACCGGGCAACAAATACACGCGCTCTATAGTATCAGAGTGTTGTACCATGTTAACCAGAAAAACACAACcagtaggtgataccttttatagGCTAAATAAGTAAGCTTTTGGGACTACTCCCATGCTTCATGCATGGTTTACCAATAAAAAAAGAATCACCTACTCTGTATTTTCTGGTTTTCTTCTTTTCATCTGTCAGTGAATAGTACGGTCTCCATGCATGTAATAAATATATCCTCCAATGCGAAGGCAGAATTGTGATGTATTTTCCAACTATGCCacaaatttttatttgttttagcttCTTTATAATTCTAGCCTTTGATTTTGGTTTACTTGCCAGATAACAAGTTAGATTGTTCTCTTGATAGAAGTATCTCCAGTTGCAGAATCACATACAATGTAAAATGGAACTTTACAGATGCTGTTAAACTTCAGTTATTAGCTAGAAAGTCTTCCACTGCAGCCAATGGCTGCTAAGCCTAATGTAGTTACTTGATTGGAAGCCCCAGAGGGGTTGGGCACAGATCAGCTGGCTCAGCAGAAATCCCAAgcggcctgttttttttttttccccagaggtatactaatccaataggattatctCTTCTCAAATTAATACCTCACCCCACTGACCTGCTCCTGAGATATACAGCAGAAACTTTCACTTAGAGCTGACACAAATCCACTGATAGACCAAAAAGTAAATGGGCCGATTATTCACAAAAACAgattaagggctcttacacatgagcGTTTTTTAATGCGCTCCCCTGAGGTGGCTTTTATATATGCGTTCCACCAACATTCAGTAGTTCCAAGTGAGTAAAGCCGCTATTGGAAACAACGGCCTCTGTTAAGTAATTCATTCCTCATACAGAAGTCAGGGGAACGCATGAGAATATGCTCACATATAGGAGCCCTAAATAAAATCTCACAATACACATCTGTTTCTATAGCATTGCAGAGTACAACAAAGTATAACTATTACTTAGGGCCCttcactgcacttttttttttttgtttaaatgggataagaaaaaaataaaacattgcataatcaaaataaaaaaaattattcttaGGAActctccaatatacattaatgagACATTTTTAAATTAGATACTGTATGCAattaaggtacaggtattggatcctttatccggaaacccgttgtccagaaacctcagaaacctgtctcccatagactccattttaatcaaataatttgattttttaaatcgatttccttctttttctctgtcataatgccttgtaggcaaaacaagcctattgggtttattaatgttttactgattttttagtagacttaaggtatagagatcctaattatggaaagaccccttatctggaataccattagtcccgagcattctggataatgggtcctatacgtGTATTTGTATGCTGATTTCTGCacatgtggttttaaaaagggtatTACAAGTCAGCTGTCTTCCAGCcaagatactttttttttcttcccattgGCCATCCCCAACAAAATTGGCTATCATTCCCAAACTGCACACAACCTCGGTATGTACTTAAccaaaaggagaaagaaaaacttCAAGTGATTCTAATTGCTAACCACAGACCCTATGTTGCCATCTTGTCTCCTGTCCCCAGGATACCCTGGGCTTTGCACATGCACAATAGAGTAAAATTGGAACATAGAGGAAAAAAGCCACATTTTTGGTCTACTGCACAGGGCAACAGCAAGGATCCTGACAGAAAAAGATGTCATGAAGCACACAAGGCCAGTGTGATTATTAGGGAAGAGGAGCACCAGACTAGTCTGAGGTTAGCAATCataatcattggggggtgccttaAAAATTGGCATCCCCTGCAACTTTCCTTCTCTTATAATCACAAGGGTGCCAATGTTAGGCATCACCcattgattgtaatcacttacctgatacctggggctggtgctcctgttatataaaaactgcactggcctggggtacctgcagtcTTCTTTCTACTGTCTTTCTTCGTGATCATGGAGCCAACACATGTGCCAAAGTtcagcttttctattttttatgtgCAAACGATGTGAAGgtaaaagaaggaagaggatcgctctctcACAGCTACCCGGGGCTGGTGCGGTATcaggcctggggtatcaggtaagtgattacaattacggGGGGGTCTAATATTTTTGCTAccccccctcagtgattgtacctttcccttcttctttaaAGCTGTTATTGCTATAAAAGGCAGCTCACAGAATATGGggactgaaatctgtttttctttcAAGATAAAAATATCACAAAGATTTGAGCCTTGGAACTCTGCTTGCTGTATAACAAATTGATATGGCCTAAAATACTAAAACAGGGAATTTCACATTGTGTACCTTATGTGTGCAAGATGATTTTGTAATGTGCTTAGACGCAGTGTGTAGAGCACCTGAATTATTCCTGTTGTTAATGCCTAATTGGATTATCTCTGTCCTGCTGCCCATCTTGTCAACCTGGGAGGAGTAGGATGAGCAAACACACTCATCTGCATCCGCGGGCTTGGCCGGAGCACTGTGAACATGTAAGTGCAGATCCTGTCCACTGATCAATACTTTTaggtttattattattgtgtgaATATTTTATTGGCAAGAGTGATGATTTACAGAGGGCTGGGAAAATGTTATGAATGGAAAAGTAAGTCCTTGCTGTGGATGTTGTATACTTTGTAGTATGACTGTTTTGCAAAAGTCTCCTGGCCAGAAACCTCTGCCTCACTCATGCCCTGCACAATGCCAAGACTATATCAATGTCTAATTCTTCTTAAATGTATCCAACAAGTGTACTGTTAGTAGCTAAATTGTGTGTATAGGTATTACATTTAGTGCAtgactggtttaaaaaaaaatatagaaaatgggttatttattttactttattattcACGTTTTAGTGTCTTGCTGCAAGTTTTGTTAGTTACACACACACTACATCACATACATGTGCTGCACCTTAAGAGGGTTTCTTTATAGCAGGTTCTCAACCTAGAGAACAGAGACAAGAATTTCTTATCCACCTCTATTTTTTTCTGGGAATGAGTTATTGTAAGTCATTTTTTGCTTAATTTAAACAGCTCAAAATAAAATTATCAATAAAAATAGTGGTCTTAGAGAAGCAGTTTGTTGGTAGCTGGGGTTGCTTAAATGCAAACAATTCTAcaccaataaaaaaatatgaacactGACAAGTTGCTAGTAATAGGCTAAAATACTAGAAGGCAAAATTGTGTGCATTTAAATTATAATAACAAAGGTTTTCTTGACAATTTATACACCTTTTGCTGGTTCAGCCTATGCTGGTGAATAGCTAGTAAGGTGCAAGGCAGAGGGTACATGGATGCAAGGGAACATTGGAATTACCACCTACCTGGAAGAGGTGTTACTACTAGGGTTCCATATTTCCCAGCATTTGGAAAATGTAAAGAAGAACAACAAGAAATGACGCATGAAGCGCGGCTAAATGGTTTTTGAcaatgcccatttttgcaaccacaccccctaaataccacttccatttttaaaaatttggcaggttattttggcactttgaacacatttttgggggttttggggtcttgttttatatagtattgctaaaaaggtgaaattgccatttgagctgcaagtctcagttcccccaatagaCCTGTTTAGctcattagttacaattgtatctaagtgcaggtgttgtcTGTTagcttttctgggctctctgccaagaGCTACTTATTTAGtttagtttgagaaacattgtaccttttttagtgttcagtgcaggagatcaaaggaaaatgagggacttttcagtaagaatccaggactgcaggctgagctgttaacaTCAGGACTGTCcagcaaaaatcgggacagttgggaggtatgggttcccttagtATGTTGCACCAACTCTGGCTTGTGTCTGTTAAATCGCACTATGTAATGAAGCACCTGAAAGAGATGCTTTTCACACAATGGAAAACTTGCGTTACAATTCACGGAAAAACATTTCAACACCAGTACATAGTAATTTACTGAAGACCACAGTTTCTGTGACTTGTATTTGTATCTTTAGTTTTAATGCTTTTTTGCCAAGCACAGGGCCCAGCACAGCTGCCCCTATTCGCCTGCCAACAATTTCATTTGTGTTGTGGTACTTTGTCCTAAAGTGAAACCCTGCCATTTTAACACAGAACAAAACCCAGAGAAGAGAGGGAGGCCTGAATCTAGATGCTTCCATCCAGAACTGCCCTTTCGTCAGGGAATGTCCCTGACAAAAGTTTCAATCAGGAACTAAAACGTTGGACTAAATAAAACCTCATATTTATTTAATTCTGCGACTCCTGCATGAAAATTCCTGCGTGTGCCGTTACTCTATATCTGTATACCTACTATtttttgcactggcacccaggtatcatctgtatctcatggtgtgcagcttactggcaatttgtatatatatatatatatatatataaaatgcagcagACAGCACGCACCACAATTCAAATACAATTACCCTTGTGCCCAGTAAAACTTGGCCTATGAAAGTAGAAAAGACCAGCAGGGAGTTTCCAGTGAGTATATCATGTAtattataaacaaaacaaaaaaaaaacagaggcacacatacatgctaggttacagcAACCAATTAAGGGACAGAGGCATGACTTTActcccacatttcttcctgttacagttagaaccttTTTTTCCTGTCAGTGAGTGAGCACAAAAATGATTGTGCATCaaggtaaaaatatatataagggcCATATTTCTGATATGTATATCTGAATAAGGATATATATTATCTGTTTGTTATGGTTAAGTATAATTCTCCTTGGTGATGTTACAAGAGTCATAGTTGCAGTGCAGTACAACCAAAGAGAG from Xenopus tropicalis strain Nigerian chromosome 8, UCB_Xtro_10.0, whole genome shotgun sequence encodes:
- the c19orf47 gene encoding uncharacterized protein C19orf47 homolog; the encoded protein is MTSVTLATSEWISFFKEAGIPPGPAVNYAVTFVDNRIQKSMLMDLNKEIMHELGISAVGDVIAILKHAKVVHRQDLCKSLTEQPSRTSTQTELRKSANSPATRMIANSLSRDSPPSTPIHRPDTSSSKISVTVSNKVALKNSQAVLSTPAEDISDVPVKRRRVTAEMEGKYIINMPKGTTARTKKILEEQAAKGTGRTSVFDRLGAESKVDTTTGSKPTGVFSRLGDSCEEERAPESDEDGSVLQYAGVLKRKRIPVIRERLGAGVTIKAKATSSEQKPAITTLRRLASKPPASAPPKLSTSKISIAQRLGTIQQSGPVEVVKRKVPSAKLIQRLGKPQAAPQDSKVSSSKPPPGAFRVTIKRTLGNTKVSSTSDNSSAQMDNTRIVSVFKRLGRKSV